In the Streptomyces sp. f51 genome, one interval contains:
- a CDS encoding FAD-dependent oxidoreductase, with protein MSDQTQAQSPPRSAAARRVVVVGAGMAGVQTAVALREQGFTGTVTLIGAEPHQPYDRPPLSKAVLLGKAEGSAFDVDFESLDIDLRLGSEALGVRPGEHELDTDAGPVPYDVLVVATGAEPIRLPGAEGVPGVHLLRTLDDADRLRPVLARQHDIVVVGAGWIGAEFATAAREAGCAVTVVEAADRPLAGALPAEVAAPMAAWYADSGASLRTRARVERVEPGAVVLDDGSRVPADAVVVGIGARPATAWIAGSGIELGAHREIVADDHLRTSLPDVYAVGDCASFPSGRYEERLLVHHWDNALQGPRTVALNIVGETPAAYDPVPYFWSEQFGRFVQYVGHHAPADTLVWRGDPSGASWSVCWLRETRLVALLAVGRPRDLAQGRRLIEAGAVMDPELLADPARPLKGATA; from the coding sequence GTGAGCGATCAGACGCAGGCACAGTCCCCGCCGCGGAGCGCCGCGGCACGGCGGGTCGTCGTGGTGGGCGCGGGCATGGCCGGGGTGCAGACCGCGGTCGCCCTGCGCGAACAGGGCTTCACGGGCACGGTCACACTGATCGGCGCGGAGCCGCATCAGCCCTACGACAGGCCGCCGCTCTCCAAGGCCGTCCTGCTCGGCAAGGCCGAGGGCTCCGCGTTCGACGTCGACTTCGAGTCCCTGGACATCGACCTCAGGCTCGGCAGCGAGGCACTCGGCGTGCGCCCCGGCGAGCACGAACTGGACACCGACGCGGGACCCGTCCCGTACGACGTCCTGGTCGTCGCCACCGGGGCCGAGCCGATCCGGCTCCCCGGCGCCGAGGGCGTGCCCGGGGTGCATCTGCTGCGCACCCTGGACGACGCCGACCGGCTGCGTCCCGTCCTCGCCCGGCAGCACGACATCGTGGTGGTCGGCGCGGGCTGGATCGGCGCCGAGTTCGCCACGGCGGCGCGCGAGGCGGGCTGCGCGGTCACCGTCGTCGAGGCCGCCGACCGGCCGCTCGCCGGGGCGCTGCCGGCCGAGGTCGCCGCCCCGATGGCCGCCTGGTACGCGGACAGCGGGGCCTCGCTGCGCACCCGCGCGCGCGTGGAGCGCGTCGAGCCGGGCGCGGTGGTCCTGGACGACGGCTCCCGGGTGCCCGCGGACGCCGTCGTGGTCGGTATCGGCGCGCGCCCCGCCACCGCCTGGATCGCCGGCTCGGGGATCGAGCTCGGCGCCCACCGGGAGATCGTCGCCGACGACCACCTGCGCACCTCCCTGCCGGACGTCTACGCGGTCGGCGACTGCGCGTCCTTCCCCTCCGGGCGCTACGAGGAACGCCTGCTCGTCCACCACTGGGACAACGCCCTCCAGGGCCCCCGCACGGTCGCCCTGAACATCGTCGGGGAGACGCCCGCCGCCTACGACCCGGTGCCCTACTTCTGGTCCGAGCAGTTCGGCCGTTTCGTGCAGTACGTCGGCCACCACGCGCCCGCCGACACCCTGGTGTGGCGCGGCGACCCCTCGGGCGCCTCCTGGTCGGTGTGCTGGCTCCGCGAGACGCGGCTCGTCGCCCTCCTGGCGGTGGGCCGTCCGAGGGATCTGGCCCAGGGCCGCCGGCTGATCGAGGCGGGCGCGGTCATGGACCCGGAGCTGCTCGCGGACCCGGCGAGGCCGCTGAAGGGCGCCACGGCCTGA
- the thiO gene encoding glycine oxidase ThiO — protein MPSARTSDVLVVGGGIIGLVTAWRAAQRGLATALVDPEPGGGAARVAAGMLAAVTELHFGEETLLGLNLASARRYPDFAAELTEATGRDLGYRRSGTLAVALDADDRAHLRELHALQVRSGLESEWLSGRECRRLEPMLAPGVRGGLRVDGDHQIDPRRLAAALVTACERAGVSVHRTWAERLTVVRDRATGVVTAEGTELGADRVVLAGGSLSGRLAGVPDDVVPPVRPVKGQVLRLTVPGRYAPFLSRTVRAVVRGSHVYLVPRENGELVVGATSEELGWDTTVTAGGVYELLRDAHELVPGITELPLTETRAGLRPGSPDNAPLLGPSALEGLLLATGHYRNGVLLTPVTGDVMAHVLTTGELPAEAHPFTPLRFGATARTELPV, from the coding sequence ATGCCGTCTGCACGTACGTCGGACGTCCTCGTCGTCGGGGGCGGGATCATCGGCCTGGTGACGGCCTGGCGGGCCGCGCAGCGCGGGCTCGCCACCGCGCTCGTGGACCCCGAGCCGGGCGGCGGGGCCGCCCGGGTCGCGGCCGGGATGCTGGCCGCCGTCACGGAGCTGCACTTCGGCGAGGAGACCCTGCTGGGCCTCAACCTCGCCTCGGCGCGCCGCTATCCGGACTTCGCCGCCGAGCTCACCGAGGCGACCGGCCGGGACCTCGGCTACCGCAGGTCGGGCACGCTGGCCGTGGCACTGGACGCCGACGACCGCGCCCATCTGCGGGAACTGCACGCGCTCCAGGTCCGCTCGGGGCTGGAGTCGGAATGGCTGAGCGGCCGTGAGTGCCGCCGTCTGGAGCCGATGCTCGCGCCCGGGGTGCGCGGGGGCCTGCGGGTGGACGGCGACCACCAGATCGACCCGCGCCGCCTCGCCGCCGCCCTGGTCACCGCGTGCGAGCGGGCCGGGGTGAGCGTGCACCGGACCTGGGCGGAGCGTCTGACCGTCGTACGGGACCGGGCCACCGGGGTCGTCACCGCCGAGGGCACCGAGCTCGGCGCGGACCGGGTGGTGCTCGCCGGGGGCAGCCTCAGCGGGCGTCTGGCGGGCGTGCCGGACGACGTCGTGCCGCCGGTGCGCCCGGTCAAGGGGCAGGTGCTGCGGCTGACCGTGCCCGGGCGCTACGCCCCGTTCCTCAGCCGGACCGTCCGGGCCGTGGTGCGCGGCAGCCACGTCTACCTGGTGCCGCGAGAGAACGGCGAGCTCGTGGTGGGCGCGACCAGCGAGGAACTGGGCTGGGACACCACGGTGACGGCCGGTGGCGTGTACGAGCTGCTGCGCGACGCGCACGAGCTGGTCCCCGGGATCACCGAGCTGCCGCTGACCGAGACCCGCGCGGGGCTGCGCCCGGGCTCGCCCGACAACGCGCCGCTGCTCGGCCCGAGCGCGCTGGAGGGACTCCTGCTGGCCACCGGCCACTACCGCAACGGCGTGCTGCTGACGCCGGTGACCGGTGACGTGATGGCCCATGTCCTGACCACCGGCGAACTCCCCGCCGAAGCCCACCCCTTCACCCCTCTGCGCTTCGGCGCCACGGCCCGCACGGAGCTGCCCGTATGA
- the thiS gene encoding sulfur carrier protein ThiS: MNIVVNGESRRIAAGTALDALVATLTPSSSGVAAALNETVVPRARWSSTALAEGDRVEVLTAVQGG; this comes from the coding sequence ATGAACATCGTCGTCAACGGGGAGAGCCGGCGGATCGCCGCGGGCACCGCTCTGGACGCGCTCGTCGCGACCCTCACCCCCTCGTCGTCCGGGGTGGCCGCCGCCCTGAACGAGACCGTCGTCCCGCGCGCGCGGTGGTCGTCCACCGCGCTCGCCGAGGGCGACCGCGTCGAAGTCCTCACCGCCGTCCAAGGAGGCTGA
- a CDS encoding thiazole synthase yields the protein MADDPFVLGGTAYASRLIMGTGGAPSLDVLERSLVASGTRLTTVAMRRVDASVHGSVLSVLDRLDIRVLPNTAGCYTAGEAVLTARLAREALGTDLVKLEVIADERTLLPDPIELLDAAETLVDDGFTVLPYTNDDPVLARKLEDVGCAAIMPLGSPIGSGLGIRNPHNFELIVEHARVPVILDAGAGTASDAALAMELGCAGVMLASAVTRAQEPVLMAEAMRHAVEAGRLARRAGRIPRRHFATASSPVEGMAALDPERPAF from the coding sequence ATGGCAGACGATCCCTTCGTCCTCGGCGGTACGGCCTACGCGTCCCGGCTGATCATGGGGACGGGCGGCGCGCCCAGCCTCGACGTGCTGGAGCGCTCCCTGGTCGCCTCGGGCACGCGGCTGACGACGGTCGCGATGCGGCGCGTGGACGCCTCCGTGCACGGTTCGGTGCTCTCGGTGCTGGACCGGCTGGACATCCGGGTCCTGCCGAACACGGCCGGCTGCTACACCGCGGGCGAGGCCGTGCTGACCGCCCGGCTGGCGCGCGAGGCGCTGGGCACCGATCTGGTCAAGCTGGAGGTCATCGCCGACGAGCGCACCCTGCTGCCCGACCCGATCGAGCTGCTCGACGCGGCGGAGACACTGGTGGACGACGGCTTCACCGTGCTGCCGTACACGAACGACGACCCGGTGCTCGCGCGGAAGCTGGAGGACGTGGGCTGTGCGGCGATCATGCCGCTCGGCTCGCCCATCGGGTCCGGGCTCGGGATCCGCAACCCGCACAACTTCGAGCTGATCGTCGAGCACGCGCGCGTGCCGGTGATCCTGGACGCGGGAGCGGGTACGGCGTCGGACGCCGCGCTGGCGATGGAGCTGGGGTGCGCGGGGGTGATGCTCGCCTCGGCGGTGACGCGGGCGCAGGAGCCGGTGCTGATGGCGGAGGCCATGCGGCATGCGGTGGAGGCGGGGCGGCTGGCGCGGCGGGCGGGGCGCATCCCCAGGCGGCACTTCGCCACGGCGTCCTCCCCCGTGGAGGGCATGGCGGCACTGGATCCGGAGCGCCCGGCGTTCTGA